A window of Pectobacterium carotovorum genomic DNA:
TTGTTACGGAATTCGCGCATGATGTCCGCAACCCACTGCATTTCCTGCGGTGTACCCAGTGAAATACGACACCAGTTATCCGCAGGCGGAAATGCACGACCGATCAGTACGCTCGCATCTGCCATATGCTTTTGGTAATCCTTGAGCGGCACGACCAATTGGTGGAAAACAAAATTTCCCTCCGACGATAAGTAAGGCAATTTCAGGTCATCCAATGCCTTCAACAGGATTTGGTGCGACACATCATTACTCTTCTTGCTGTAGGTAATAAATGCCGAATCGTTCATCGACGCCAATGCAGCATCCACGCCGCTAAAGTTGATTTTTTCGCCCGCCACATATTTTCCCATCAACGCAATCACAGTTGGATGCGCGACGGCATACCCAACGCGCATACCATGTATTTTTGAGAAGGTTTTGAGCAGAATAATGTTCTCTGCACCCTGAGTAATCATCGGCGAAATAGAGCGAAAACGCGGGTCATTGACGAACTCGGCGTAGGCCTCATCGACAATAAACATCGTATTGGCAGGCTTGCTGGCAATCCACGGTTCGATTAAGTCCGCAGGTATAATTGTACCCGTTGGGTTGTTGGGGTTGACCAGATAAACGATGGAAGGGCCGCTGTAACTGGCAACGGCCGCTTTTAGCCCTTCAATATCGAACGCCCAGTTATCGAGCATTTTGACTTTCGTGACTTTAATTCCGGCAATTTTGGCAAAATGCTCGCCGTCACCGTAGGTTAACTCCGGAATGACCAGCTGTGCATCTAGCGACGCATAGGCTTCGATTGCTGCCCGGATGCCTTCGGATGAACCAGCCGTCAGCAAAATAGAAGGTGCGCCAACCTGATGAT
This region includes:
- a CDS encoding histidinol-phosphate aminotransferase family protein, with the translated sequence MNFLINESDVLNPKRRALLKLSGVLLGMAAVTTGLSSRVFAETQPERAAFTAPSADNPIRINFNENPLGMSPKAQAAARDAVVKANRYAKNEILMLGNKLAAHHQVGAPSILLTAGSSEGIRAAIEAYASLDAQLVIPELTYGDGEHFAKIAGIKVTKVKMLDNWAFDIEGLKAAVASYSGPSIVYLVNPNNPTGTIIPADLIEPWIASKPANTMFIVDEAYAEFVNDPRFRSISPMITQGAENIILLKTFSKIHGMRVGYAVAHPTVIALMGKYVAGEKINFSGVDAALASMNDSAFITYSKKSNDVSHQILLKALDDLKLPYLSSEGNFVFHQLVVPLKDYQKHMADASVLIGRAFPPADNWCRISLGTPQEMQWVADIMREFRNKNCI